The following proteins come from a genomic window of Mustela lutreola isolate mMusLut2 chromosome 6, mMusLut2.pri, whole genome shotgun sequence:
- the LOC131832987 gene encoding putative olfactory receptor 2W6, producing MEKSNDSSEYGFILVGFSDRPKLELVLFIVNFILYSVAVLGNSSIILVCILDTRLHTPMYFFLANLSFLDLCFSTSCIPQMLVNLWGPDKTISYAGCVVQLFSFLSVGSVECILLAVMAYDRYAAVCRPLHYLVIMHPQLCLRLVAVAWGSGLVNAIVMSPLTMTLSRCGRRRINHFLCEMPALIKMACVDARAVEMLAFTFAILIVLLPLTLILVSYGYIAAAVLKIKSAAGRRKAFNTCSSHLTVVSLFYGSIIYMYMQPGNSSSQDQGKFLTLFYNLVTPMLNPLIYTLRNKEVKGALRKVLGRQQ from the coding sequence ATGGAAAAATCCAACGACAGCTCAGAGTACGGTTTTATCTTGGTGGGCTTCTCAGACCGCCCCAAGCTGGAGCTGGTGCTCTTCATAGTGAATTTCATCCTCTACTCAGTGGCCGTGCTGGGAAATTCATCCATCATCCTCGTGTGCATCCTGGACACTCGACTCCACACCCCAATGTACTTCTTTCTGGCCAACCTCTCTTTTCTAGATCTGTGCTTCAGTACAAGCTGCATCCCACAGATGCTGGTGAACCTCTGGGGCCCTGACAAGACCATCAGCTATGCCGGCTGTGTGGTCcagcttttctccttcctttctgtggGGAGCGTTGAGTGCATTCTCCTGGCCGTGATGGCCTACGATCGCTACGCGGCCGTCTGCAGGCCCCTGCACTATCTGGTCATCATGCACCCCCAGCTGTGCTTACGACTGGTGGCTGTGGCCTGGGGGAGCGGACTGGTCAATGCCATCGTCATGTCCCCGCTCACAATGACTCTTTCCAGATGTGGCCGGCGCCGGATCAACCACTTCCTCTGCGAAATGCCAGCGCTGATCAAGATGGCTTGTGTGGACGCCCGCGCAGTGGAGATGCTGGCCTTCACCTTCGCCATTCTCATCGTCCTCCTGCCCCTCACTCTTATTCTCGTCTCCTACGGCTACATCGCCGCCGCGGTGCTGAAGATCAAGTCCGCGGCCGGGCGCCGCAAGGCATTCAACACCTGCAGCTCGCACCTCACCGTGGTCTCCTTGTTCTACGGGAGCATCATCTACATGTACATGCAGCCCGGAAACAGCTCTTCCCAGGACCAAGGCAAGTTCCTCACCCTCTTCTACAACCTGGTAACGCCCATGCTCAACCCACTCATATACACCTTAAGGAATAAAGAGGTAAAAGGGGCGCTGAGGAAAGTTTTGGGGAGGCAGCAATGA